Genomic window (Magnolia sinica isolate HGM2019 chromosome 10, MsV1, whole genome shotgun sequence):
AATACCTTGTCAAAGATCCTTGAAGTTGACTTATTTTTCCTTCTGCTGCTTTCAACTTCTTGTGTTTATCTTCACTTGCACGTTGTGCTTCAGCAAATTTACTCTTGAAATCATCAGCTCTCTGTTTCTAACTGTAACAACCTCTATGAAGGCATAAAGTGATGATCAACATTACAAAGTAAAGATGCCACAAGTCCCATACAACCATGTCAGTAAAATCATTACTTGCTGAAAAAGGCATCTTTGATAAAGAAAACACATAGTAGGATCCAAGGAAAAAGTTTTGAGAACCTGAAATCAACTCAAAATGCATTTTTGGCTATTTTCCATACCATGTACATGTGTTCAGTTTTTCCTTATCACTTGAGAATTACATGAATTTGGAATAACATCCGCTCCTTTTATATGGATGTTCCAGGTCAAGTACTACAGTTTAGTGCCACACAACTAGGCAGTTGCTTGCATTTCTGCTTCTTCGTTCTTCTTCTAAATCATAGATCAGAAGACATACAAAAATTTACATTTGAAATTCAAGATGATTGTTTAAGAGTTGAGAAATAGATGTTATTTCAATGTTTTTTATTTATCAGAGCATGACCTCAATGTGCCTAGGATTTTGTTAATTAACATTCTATTTCTCTTCAAGATGAGTGGAATACCAGTTCTTATGTTTCAGTGTGAGCCCCCACAAGATGTAAAAGCTTATATCCATCGATTTGGCTGCACAGGGAGAGCTGGTAATAGAGTTTGATATCCATCGATCTGGTAAGGACTGGTTGCACATTTACTACGTGAGTTCTCTTATATTAGGCAATAGTGTGAGCCCCCATGAGATGTAAAACCTAAAGAAGCATTTGTTGATGAGTTTTCTTATACTAGGCAATGAAGAGTGCTAGACAGATTTTTAATGCAGTTTCTAGAGCTTAAAATCATATACTTTCTAATTTGAAAACTTGCAGTGATTTGTTCTTAGGTTTGTATTGTACTTTCAAGTGTGTCCAAGGTATCTTATTTTTAAGCTTAACAATGAGTCTTTTGTTTATTTTGTGATGGTACAGAGATCAACTCACTAGAGATGATATCAAGGTATTTGCTGCGGTTTTACGAAAACTGGAGCAGGATTTCCTACTGTGAATAGTTTGTATGAGTGTGTTTCATGCTACCTACgacatttttcgtaggtaaaaggttcATTCATAATATTTTAACTACaaatcatttcgtaggtaaaagtttcatcaacaGTTTTTACCAACGTCAAATTTCGTTGATAAAAGTCTTAACACATTTTGTACCTACGAACCATtccgtcggtaaaagtcttaacactgttttcacctacgaaatattttgtaggtaaatgtattaacacagttattagctatgaaaactttcgtaggtaaaattcttAACACTGTTTAAAACGTTCACAGGTAAAAGTCTCAACGAAGTTTTTAGCTACCAATAcacagtttttacctacgaaatagttCGCAGGTAAAAGTCTTGTCAACCATTTCaacttcgtaggtaaaagtcttatcaCTACCAACGATGacatttttcgttggtaaaaacctttagccacggctttttaccaacgaaattaccgacaaaatatttcgtaggtaaaactctttacctatgaaataatatcctttacctacgaaatttttcgtaggaaaaagtgaaatttcttgtagtgtcatTCGGGGGACATTAAAAAACAAATAGACAACATCGATATATAGCACATGTTGACAGATGTCTTGAATCTGAATATTtttgggccactcgaccggtcgagggcctggctcgccaggtcgagggtccactcgaccggtcgaggcccgctCGACTTGAAGTCTAGTAAGCGCTGTTTTTTAGAAAttcaggccactcgaccagtcaaggggcAGGCTCGATCGCTCAaaggggtccttcgactagtcaaggcactagctcgactagttgagggttatgCAGCCCACGCACAGACTGCtaaaatttgatgcggtttccagaattttccaaagaggtgcattaggggagtttcctaaactataaataggggtccctaggtcTATTTTAGGCCATGCTAAGGGTTTtcaaaggggttccaagggttcctaaaagggttttagggtttctaaaaggataACAAGGGCGAGagcgaggttgttcgaatcgggtaagtcctctctctttgtaatttctattttcatagtggaattctgtcgatttatgccgtggttttttctcgcaagggttttccaagttaaatctttatgttctcttgtgattgcttggtgttattggattgttatcctagatctagatctgtgccaatctgcagcacaaatccccaacaagtggtatccgAGCAATTGTTGGGGGCATAGATcaaaatccaagggtaagggtaaaggaaaggtaaagtgttggaattgtgagatggaagacatgtgaagaaggattgtacaaatcctaaatataagagagaagattctgaggttCGTAcaaggaggccaatgctgccacgtcagatggatcaagtggatgtgatggtgatattTTATCTGTGTCTATGATCAGATGGCCATACGATGATCATAAGAATGAGTGGATTCAAGACAcgggggcatcttttcacatgactcctcatcggagttgattCACTAGTTACagggagtgtgatggtggacaggtatttatgggcaatgacattgcctgtaatgttgtggctgttggttcggtgcgcatcaagatggttGATGAGGTGGAGCGTACCCTGATTGATGTTAGGCACGTtcttaatttaaataaaaatatgatttctcttagtgtacttGAGGTAATGGCCTGCAAGTTCATAGGTATTGATGGTGGTCTTAAGGTATTTAAGGGGgtacgggtaatcatgaaagtgcaacgactcagtaacatgtacaggttaatcgggagcacttcaaaaggtggagctgtagtggctgtagcggattccacctctgcacatgtgtggcatgctgggcatggccacatgagcgggcagggcatgaaggctgagacaCGTGGATAAAGATATaaagtaggtggagcagccacctatgagaagaatcacataaCATAAttgcaggatatcggcgaggtacatggacgactccaatatcacaGGGGATTTATCTTCTATTTAAACAGCTCTACGTGAGCCATGTGccgagaagtggaaggtgactatgggagatgtgatggactcgttgtaacagatcgacacatgggagctagtggagcttccagtgggtcgaGAAGTGGTTAGATGCAGGTGAATCTtcaagaggatacaacatagatacataaTGAGGTTGGTGGCAAAGGTtaatgctcagagagaaggaatgagcttctcagagatattcgcgttgATGGTATAATGAGTTTCTATTAGATCCATGATTggcactggttggccaatgtAATCTTGAGCTTGGAGGATGGATGTGTAGTCTGCACTTCCGTAaggaaaattggaagagcagatttgcatgaagcaaccagagcggttcgaaatttaaaggggctgagaaaaagacTTTACAGGAGGTCGTGGTATGACTTGTCACCGAGgcaagtggtttgattccttcatgatgAGTCAaaaattgtatgttgatgacatgtagatcaccaATTATGACATGTTTATAATAAATGTACTCAAGActtggttaagtgggacattcaggatgaaggatcgggtgGCTGGAAAAATGGTTCTCAGCATTGAAACtagaagaggagtaggctttggttatctcaagcAGAATACCTTAGGTAGGTATTTATCAAGTTGTGATGGACCATGCAAAGCCAGAGAGGGTTCCCtgcgcgtctctcctcaagttttccttagACATGTCTCAAAACAGATAAGGAAACgcaggatatatctcatgagccttattcgaatgcagttagCAGTGCATGCCAGTATTAGACCGattatttcataggctatcaaCGTTGTGGGCAAGTACCCCagcaagcaatattgggaagcggtgagatggtaagaagactacgtctttccttttgagaagataggagcaaaggtggttacGCACGTGGATTCTGATCCAGAAGACATGCTCACCTATAACgctcctgcagagaagttcaagttctatgtaacttctctgggcttggcgatgacagaaaagaaggacggagtgtgcatgagaagctatgatgtgatgtagagataagagaagaggtcaagaagttaTACgattgaagattaaagacatagtggagattgttgacaaatgtcttaaatctggatATTTTTGgactactcgaccggttgagggccTAGCTCGAtgggtcgagggtccactcgaccagtcgaggccctctcgacttaaagtccagcaagcgTTGTTTTTTGGAGatccgggccgctcgaccagtggAGGGTTAGGCCcgaccggtcgaaggggtccttcgaccagtagAGGTCCTGACTCGACTAGTTGAGAGTTACGCAACCCACGCgcggactacataaatttgatgcggttttcgAAATTTTCCAAAGAGGTGCTTTagaggagtttcctaaactataaataggggtccatatggctattcTAAGGCatgctaaagctttctaaaaggatttcaagagttcctaaaagggttttatgttttctaaagggtgtagcaagggtgaaattcgaggttgtttgaatcgggtaagtcttctctctttgtaatttcgattttcatagtggaattttatcgctttgtgctgtagttttttcccacaagggttttccatgttaaatctttgtattctcttgtgattgcttggtgccatattactatcctagatctagatttgtgtgattctgcaacacaaatcccctacaacacatacatcaaggtgggccgcatcgtCTTGGGTGAAGATCCGCTCCCCAAAAGGGAGGGTGAGCCataattttttcctatttattctGATACGATGTTTAAGGCTGTCCATCATATCTGGCGGGCCATCCAAGCATATATCATAGGGCTGAATTAGTTCCTTTCTAGCTCCGTAGCATCTTTGACATATCGCTAGAACGAGAGGGTCTATCTTCGACTTTGCAAAGGCCCACAGGATTAGATCTAGTTGGATCCTGcatttttcctgatcacatccgtcAAGACACAACAACAGAAACAAAGAAATCGTTCAACGCTAATTTCACGTGCACCACACCAACAACAGCTCCAGCGTGCAATACACGTGTGAATGATACGTTTATGATCTTGAAAATGAATCTTTCTTTCTCATTCAGACCTGGCAAAAAGAAATCGTCAACATGATCAGCAACAACAGCCTCCCTCTCTGTCAACGTGCAACTCGTGTCAACCATTAGAAGTGTGCTTCGTGTATATAAGAGCCTGTTTATTTTCTAATTTACAACGTAAATACATTGTAAATGGGCATTTATTATTTACATTCGTATTTACAGTGGAACTACAGCCATTTGATGGTTGCTTGATGTTGGATAGGAAGCTTCTACACTGAGAAAAGAGACTTTTTATCActaaaatctgtggggcccactctaatgcATTTGTCTAATCTGCACCGTCTATCCAATTTTCTCACTCATATTagggcataagctcaaaaataggaaaattcaaagctgaaatggaccacaccatagggaacaagaGGAATTGAGCACTTTACTTTCAATTCTTCTTTGGATGACCGGTGCGCATCCCTGCGGGCCTTGATCTTATCTTAACTTTCAACACTAGCTAGGCGCATAATTTTCCATGTTTCCTcgaatgtggttcacttgagttttggattttttatttttatttattttttttattattaaaaaaaataaaaataaataaatttcaggctcatgatctaaaatgaacgAGCAAAATTAattgatggcatggatcaaacacatacataatggtgagcACCTTAAATTTCACAACCACAAATTGAATCCTATTGCAACTCATTCATGCTGCGTATTTTCAAGGCAAAATTAAGATATAAATACTTCTTCCAAGCAAGTGTGTGATGAGTAATGATAGTTCATTTACACTATATTTAGCGTGTAAATTGAAAACAAATAAACTTTAAATGTAAGTGGAATTAAACACGCAATTTCTTGGTTGAGTAGTAAAGACTAAAATACAAAGCCCTGTCATCAGAATGGTAGGTGAGGCTCATGGTTGAGTAATCCAAACCGCTAATTTGCTGCATAAGCCATGGATTGGACCTTGTCCCAAAAATATCTTCCCTAGGACAATCATGATATTTACCATCTACATTGACATGTGATGAGATATGACGTAGGGAAGgatgtgttgaggtcgagcattgtcttcctcaagggataattgTTCCGAATCCAGATAAGTAACTTCTCCGTACTCCTCACAAAGATACCTCGAAtcaaagaagaaaatgagaaaaattaaaaataatttttagaaatattCAAAATAGTTTTATTGATGATAAAAATCAAtatcacaactctttaaataaggctacAAACTGTAGGGAGAAGTTTGGGAAttatactataactaaaacttccaaaaatcatgacttactataaatagtaaacttactacttATGGACGGtggtgatttccactagacctcatggctTTGGACCAAAAATAGCGTcttatttggctcaaccatgctactCCTGAAGCCTAAGGGATGAAGAGAAATaacaaaactaaaacttactataaatagtaaaaacaaaattaaaacatgaattcaACCTTCAATCTAATCGTATTTCGTAAATTCAGTGTGGGCAACCCAGCGTagaggggttgggtggctaaagtagctcttcctaccccaaaattatatatgtacATCCGATAGTTCATTCCGACTTGCAATATATGTCCGTTTTAAGTTCCGACGAATCGGATCACTTTTGTTGTCGACTGagtcttttctgatccatcttggccatgaaagtgtttgcgacctgctctacatcaagatAGGTGGCTAGGATTTTTGAAGTAGGACACGACAAATTAACTAAAACCATCCACGGCGGGAACCTGCGCACTTTCTTGAGTTACGTATCATGTGATTCTTTCTTGTGTTGAGGTGAAAGCTCATGGCCTTTTCTAAGTTGCAGTGGTTCATTCATTCAACTCACCAAACTGTGGATCTACCGCTGATGGTGCGTGTACAAAACCACCCTTATCAAACCATCTTAGCCATTTGATGCAGCTGGCTGAATGTGGTCCACTGAGCTTTAATAATCCATTTGATAGCTATCAATCGGGTGGTTAGTATCCTTCCATCAATATGAATTTCAGGGTGCACTTCATTCAGAGTGGTCCTGTGATTTGGCCGGTCCGAGTTTTTGCGTAGACATGCCACGTTTACAGTTGATGTGACAccacaactttcaaaatgaagaGCCATGAAACCTGGCATTATAAACAAGTATAGAAGAAAACCCCCACTGGAAAATCTCCTTCCTGAATCCAATCTCTCATCTTCTTTGAGCTCCATTATCCTCTAAAGGAGACATGGACTCCCAACCTACCTTTGATCAGCATCGGTGGGTGACACGGATCAGGGAAACACTTGCCCAAGAATACGACCCCAACAACTGCGATGATGATGCTGAAACACCCGTCTCAATTTTCAGCGTTTCTAAGTCTCTAATGGTCACCAAACCAGAAGCTTACATCCCCCAACAAGTGGCTATTGGCCCATGCCATCAATGGCGATCTGAACTCTACGAAATGGAACGGTACAAGTTCACTGCAGCTCGAATGTTTCAGGAGCATCTCCAAGGCATCACCTTCGAGGGCGTCATCGGTCAGTTTGCAAAGCTCGATTTCAAGATCCGTGCATGCTATGATCGGTACTTTGATCTAAGTACCGAAACCATAGCTTGGATGATGGCCATTGATGGTTCATTCTTATTGGAGTTTCTCCAAATCTACGGTGGTGATCAAATGGCTGATGATCTCTCTAGGGTCTCTTCAAGGATGTCCCAAGTGATCGATTACACCGGAAAGAGCACGACCCATAATGCCATCCTTAGGGATATTATTATGTTAGAGAACCAAATCCCACTTTTTATACTCAAACAGCTCCTGGGATATTGCAAACGTGAAAACCCTTGTGAAGCATTAGCCATGATGTTAATGGGTCTCTGTGCATCTCTCTCCCCTTTCGAAAGGGTGGATGAGTTTCCACTTGGGCAAAATGAAATCCTACAAATGGGTCATTTGCTCGAACTTCTTTATCATGTATGTGTGCCAAGAATAGAAGAAATCCATGGTCAAGATGAAACGGTGGGGAAAGAAAATCCGGATTCTTTGGGGCGAGTCAGGTACTGGATGCTTGTATGTTCCCCTCTCTTGCGACATCTTCGACGGCTCTTAACATCGAGAATGTTGAAATCTATTCTAAAATTTCCATTCAAAATCATCCGTAAGATTCGCATGCCTTCTTCTTCAAGAAACATCCTGAATGAAGTTGCAACCTTTGAGAAGAAACTAGCCACCCAGCAAGATATCGAGAGCTCTCCAAATACAACGGTACATCCGTTGATGGAGGAGATCATGATCCCAAGTGTGGCCCAACTCTCGGATGCCGGCGTTCGATTTTGTGCCACTAAAGGCGACATAAGTTCTATAAAGTTTGATAACATTTCACGCACCATTCACCTCCCACGCATCACATTCGATGAGAATACGGAGGTTGTTTTGAGGAATTTAGTAGCGTTTGAAGCTACATCGGCATCTCGGGCCCAAATTTTTACACGTTACACTGAACTAATGAATGGTATTATCGATACCGAAGAGGATGTGAAATTACTAAGAGAAGACGGGATTGTAATCAACCGTTTGAAGAGTGACAAAGAGGTTGCCGATCGGTGGAATGGGATGACGCGATCATTGTTTctaacaaaggtggcccacttggataaggTGATCGAAGAGGTGAACAAGTATTATTCGACCAGGTGGAGGGTTATATTTGGGAAGCTGTTGAAGAAGTACGTGTATCGATCATGGCCGTTTCTGACACTAGTCGCAGCAAACCTTTTCCTGGTGTTGACGGCTTTGCAGACGTTTTGCTCCGTCTACGAGTGTGGGGGCATCCAGGTGAAGAATATCGGTGGGGTGATGAACTCAACTCTCGTTTGATTCtgtacgactctctctctctctctctctctctctctctctctctctctctctctctctctctctctctctctctctctctccgggtGAATGTGTGTTTTCAGCTGTAAGAACGAAAAGCCTAGTCACAAGAGTATGATTCTCAGTCCAAATCTGGCACACGTCCAATGTATCTGTGTGAAATCTGGCCAGTTCATCAGGCTCCCTACATGTGGCCCGAAAATGAGGCAATTATGAACATCAGGTGGGGCTCCAGAAAAAAATGGACAGTTGGAAAAATAACGCCTCCTGTTCTACTCTAGAAATTCACGTGACCCACATGGTGGCTTCACCAACCTAATTATCTGTGTAAATACCATCCACCCCTTCTGATAAACAGCCCAAATCTTGTTTACACGTACCACCATTGCCATGCAGATTTGGAATAGAGAGTTTGCACCCATGGACCTGATGTACGGAATATGACTCCCACACATTGTGTACTCAAACCGACTTCCCCTGTCTGCAATAAATTAAAGAAGGGGCAGCCTATGGTATAGCTTAACAACTTACACATGACCCAAACGAACAAGCGGAGCCCTAccggaatttttattttattttattttctaatggACCCCAACCCGCTTTGTCTAACAAAATGAACCCCTGATCTGATCCGAGAAATTGGGCGTGAGTCAAAATATAGAGTTTCTCGGACTCTCACTACGATGGCGGACCAAGCCGTCTGCCGGGGCATTCCCTTCCCTCAGCATATAGTGAAAGGAGAATTGCCCTCTTTGTTTCAGGTCTCCAATCCTCTTTAACCAATGTCTCCAGTTCCAAGATGGATGAGACTTTCCGCTAAGGTGATCTACCACGAACTTTGAGTCTGACTCCACCTCCACCCTGTTTAGCCCTTGAAGTAGGCAAATATTAAGCCTGTTCCAAACCGCACGCAGGTCAGCTCTGTTGCTGGTTCCCTTCCCATACCCCACCAAGAATGTAGAAATGAGGTTTTCCTCGGGTCCTTTATAGATCCCTCCCCCTCCTGAGAGACCTGGATTCCCACGtgccaaaccatctaagtttaGCTTTGTCCAGCCTAATGAGAGCTTGTACCACCTCACTACCTCGAGCTGCATTCTTTGTGGTGACGGGTTTGTTGACCCCACCATCCTTAGCGGTAGGCCCCCGCCTATGATACTACTGCTGGCCAACTGCTCATCGTTAGCGAGAGCATTTAGCCACCACTTAACCCAAGAAGCAGAGACAACAGTGGATCTCGTCTTCCCGTCAATCTTGATAGAATTTCTGGCCTACCAGATTTTCGAGAGGATTAAGCTTGGGACAAGCCTGCTCTGGGAGGAGTTGCTGCCTCCTGGGGAAGCTACAAGTCACCATTGTTTCATCCTAGCTTCCACTGTATGGGCCTGCATAGGAGGGTTAGCTCCAAAATGGCTCCAAATTTTTACCACCAACTCTCCATGGAGGAAAAGATGATCCAACGATTCCACCGTCGGCCTCTGGGTATGGTCCTCCTCGCAGCAGACGCACCTTGAGGCCAACCTGATCCCTTTGGCTTAGACTCTTTCCTCCACCATAACAACTCCTTGCAGCAAGCTCCACACAAAAATAGTGATCTTAGGTGGAAGCTTTCCTTCGCCTAGCTCCTTCGCTGGCTACTTGTTCTGCATAGGCCCCAGGCTGATTTTACCGTGAACTAACCAGAGAGGTCAAGGGGCCCGGAGCATTCGTCCTTTCCCTCCGAGATCAACCGATTTAAATGTACTTTATAAGTTCATAGACTCAAATACTCATTAAGATATTTCTCATTCAACTATTTTAACCATTCACCCTATACTAAGCATTTACATACATCAACCAATTAAAGAATTCAAAATTATTCATCTCATATGTAGTGTATCTTCATAAAGTAAAAATTATTGTAATGCAACCTACC
Coding sequences:
- the LOC131216873 gene encoding putative UPF0481 protein At3g02645 — translated: MDSQPTFDQHRWVTRIRETLAQEYDPNNCDDDAETPVSIFSVSKSLMVTKPEAYIPQQVAIGPCHQWRSELYEMERYKFTAARMFQEHLQGITFEGVIGQFAKLDFKIRACYDRYFDLSTETIAWMMAIDGSFLLEFLQIYGGDQMADDLSRVSSRMSQVIDYTGKSTTHNAILRDIIMLENQIPLFILKQLLGYCKRENPCEALAMMLMGLCASLSPFERVDEFPLGQNEILQMGHLLELLYHVCVPRIEEIHGQDETVGKENPDSLGRVRYWMLVCSPLLRHLRRLLTSRMLKSILKFPFKIIRKIRMPSSSRNILNEVATFEKKLATQQDIESSPNTTVHPLMEEIMIPSVAQLSDAGVRFCATKGDISSIKFDNISRTIHLPRITFDENTEVVLRNLVAFEATSASRAQIFTRYTELMNGIIDTEEDVKLLREDGIVINRLKSDKEVADRWNGMTRSLFLTKVAHLDKVIEEVNKYYSTRWRVIFGKLLKKYVYRSWPFLTLVAANLFLVLTALQTFCSVYECGGIQVKNIGGVMNSTLV